The following nucleotide sequence is from Natronosalvus caseinilyticus.
AGCGTCGGGTACGGAAAGGCGCTCGAGGCGCCGGTGGTGGCGCAGGACCTCGGGTCGGCGAGCGCTCTCGTGAGAGGTGTAGAAGAACGTCCCTTTCGAGATGGGGTCGGTCCGCTCGAGTTGTGCGGCGTGATCCAGGAGGGCGCGGTAGCCGTCGAGCATCGTTGGATGTGAACGAGCGCGCTGTTCGACCAGCTCGAGGAGGCGACCCGCGCGGATCGCGTCCCTGATTCGCCGGATCTCGGCGAAACTGACGTGGAGGTTGTGTTCGGCGAGGGCGGTCTCGCGGGCGTCATCGCCGAGCGCGGCCAGGCTGTCGGGATCGTGGCTCGTACAGACGGGGCAGGGACAGGGCAAGTGCGTGAGATCGTCGAGGTGGCGCGTCCCCCGGACGGTGAGGTACCGATCGTCCCGCGCGTAGAGGGCGTAGGCGGCGGAGTCGAAGAGGTCGCAGCCCACGGCGGCCGCGAGGGCGAACATCATGGGATGGCCCGCCCCGAAGAGGTGGACCGGTGCATCGGCGCCCAACCCCCGCTTCGCGGCGGCCACGACGTCGACCATGTCGTCGTAGCGATAGTCGTTCATCAGCGGGACGACCGCGCCCACGGGAAACACGTCGAGGTCGGTCCCGTCGGCGTGTCTGCCCGCCCGCTCGCGCAGGTCGGGATAGGTCGAGCCCTGGACGGGCGCGTTGACGAGCATCTCGCCGGTGTCGACGGCTTCGGCGGCCTCGAGGCGCTCCTGGGTGGTCTCGAGGTCCGTCTCGGCACGCTCGCGGGAGACGTCCGGCGGAGTCGGAATGTCCACGGGCGTCCCGATGTCCGAGCCAATCGCGCGCTGGAACTCGAGGATTTCCTCGGTCGTGACGGAGATGTCGCCGTATTCGGACAGCTGGAAGGAGCCGGAGTCGGTCATGATCGCGCCGTCGAAATCCAGGAGGTCGTGGAGGCCGTCCTCGAGCGCCCGCTCGCGGACGTCCTGGCTGTTGTGGATGATGTAGGCGTTGGTGATCAGGATCTCCGCGCCGAAGTCCTCGCGCAGGCGGCCCGGCTCGACGGTGTCGAGGTGGGGGTTGATGACGGGGAGAAGGGCAGGCGTCTCGACTACGGTGTCGGCCCGCGGGACCGTCAACTCGCCGAGGCGGCCGCCGGCGTCCGTCGCCCGGATTTCGAAGCACTCGCGCATCGACCGAGTGTTGGCGAGCGCGCCGGTAAACGTTCCGTTCCGAAGCGCTGGGACCGGGTGGTCAGCGTATGCAAGCGATGCGCCAATACTGCCGCCGCCCCATTGAACCCCAGCGAAGCCAATCGAAGACGACGCTATCGATAAAATCACCATTATCGACCGTTTCGAGGGTACAACGCTGGTTTCGCGCGAAGAAACCCCGTAACGGTCTCTTCGTTTTACTCCCACCGTCGCCGTCAGTCGGATCGCATGGTTTCACGAGCACAAAAGCTGACCGTCATCCTCGTCACTGCCCTGGTCGCCGTCGCGATCGGCGGCGGTCCTGCACTGGCCGCGGCGGCCACAGGGTCGACGAGTGCGAATGATGACGCGACGACGGGAGACACGAGCGTATCGATCGAGAACGTCCAGGTCGGCACCCTGGAACTGGAGAACGTCACCCTCGAGAACGTGACGATCGAAGAGTTGAACGTCGAGACGCTGAACGTCGAGGACGAGGAACTCGAGCAGGCACTCGATGAGGACAACGAAACGGACGATGCGGGGGCGAACGACACCGATACAGAGACGGAGACTGACACCGAGAATGACACGGACGTCGGGACGGACGACGGCGACGACGAAAACGAAACCGACGTCGGCACCGACGCAGGCGACGGTGACGAGCTCGGTACGGATT
It contains:
- the tgtA gene encoding tRNA guanosine(15) transglycosylase TgtA; protein product: MRECFEIRATDAGGRLGELTVPRADTVVETPALLPVINPHLDTVEPGRLREDFGAEILITNAYIIHNSQDVRERALEDGLHDLLDFDGAIMTDSGSFQLSEYGDISVTTEEILEFQRAIGSDIGTPVDIPTPPDVSRERAETDLETTQERLEAAEAVDTGEMLVNAPVQGSTYPDLRERAGRHADGTDLDVFPVGAVVPLMNDYRYDDMVDVVAAAKRGLGADAPVHLFGAGHPMMFALAAAVGCDLFDSAAYALYARDDRYLTVRGTRHLDDLTHLPCPCPVCTSHDPDSLAALGDDARETALAEHNLHVSFAEIRRIRDAIRAGRLLELVEQRARSHPTMLDGYRALLDHAAQLERTDPISKGTFFYTSHESARRPEVLRHHRRLERLSVPDAVFLTEGDASSEDRYDASWRVLPPFGPFPRALSRTYPLAAEVPDRRDRAALEAAVAGIARLVDANPDSEFTLGHRHWPASVLESVPEDVRCLDLTTDRSPR